TCGGGCCGTTCTTCCCACAATCAATTTTGCCCTTGATGCAGGCGCCAAGGTCATACTTGCATCGCACTTGGGCCGCCCAAAGGGTGAACGTAAGGCAAAGTACTCTATGGCGCCCGCAGCCAAACGCCTTTCCCGCCTTCTCAACAAGGAAGTTCAGCTGGCTCCCGACTGCATTGGTGATGACGTAAAGAAGATGATCGATGCCATGCAACCAGGAGATGTCATTCTGCTCGAAAACGTTCGGTTCTACGAAGGTGAGGAAAAGAACGACGCCGACTTTGCCAAAGCTCTGGCCAACTGTTGCGAAATCTACATAAACGACGCCTTTGCTGTTTCCCACCGAGCTCACGCATCCGTGGAAGCCATCACAAAACACTTCAACATTGTAGCTGCCGGCTTCCTCATGAAAAATGAAGTCAACTACTTTGAAAAGGCGATTCAAACTCCAATTCGACCTCTGGTTGCCATTCTTGGCGGGGCCAAAGTGTCCGGAAAACTTGAAGTCCTGGGAAATCTGGTCAACAAGGTGGACAAAATTATCATAGGCGGGGGTATGGCGTTCACCTTTCTCAAGGCACTTGGCTATAACGTCGGCAAATCATTGGTAGAAGAAGATCTGCTGGATACGGCCCGCACCACCTACGATAAGGCCCGTGAAAAGGGAGTAAAGTTCTACCTGCCGGTCGACTGCGTTGCGGCAGACCGATTCAACCCTGAAGCGGAAACCAAAGTAACCACCATTCAGGAAATCCCTGAAGAATGGATGGCACTAGACATCGGACCGGCAACAGTAACCCTCTTCACCGAAGCGTTACAAAATGCAAAAACCATTATCTGGAACGGACCGATGGGAGTTTTCGAGATGGATGCTTTCTCTCGCGGGACTTTCGCCATGGTCTCAGCGGTTGCCAACTCCTACGCACTTACCATCGTCGGCGGCGGAGACACAGACTCTGCGGTTCATCGGGCTGGAGAATATGCGAAAATAAGCTACATCTCCACCGGAGGCGGCGCATTCCTGGAACTTCTGGAAGGAAAACATCTCCCCGGCATCAAGGTGCTGGAAGAGAACGGTAAATAACGGTATCGGGGTGAACACCATGAGAACGCCAATAATTGCAGGCAACTGGAAACTATTCAAAAAAAGCGGTGAGGCTGTTGAACTTGTCTCGCAACTCACTCACCTTGTCCGGGATACCAAAGGTGTAGAGATCATAATTGCACCGGTTTTTACCGTACTCTCAACCGTTAAACCGCTTATAGCAAACTCCAATATTAAGCTCGCAGCCCAAAACTGTTTCTGGGAGGAAGAAGGGGCCTTTACCGGTGAAATTTCTCCCGGGATGCTGATGGATGCCGGATGTACTCATGTGATTATAGGACATTCAGAGCGAAGACAGTATTTCGGAGAAACCGACGATAAGGTAAACCGGAAGATCAAGGCCGCAATATCATCCGGGCTAACTGTGCTCTTCTGCATCGGTGAGACGCTTGCAGAACGGGAAGCGAACTGCACTTTCAATGTTTTGCGCACCCAAATAGAACAAGGGCTATCAGAACTTGCAAAAAGTGATCTCGCTAAAGCCGTAATCGCCTATGAACCCGTATGGGCTATTGGAACAGGTAAAACAGCGACGGACGATCAGGCCCAGGAAGCCCACGCCTTTATTAGAGGGGTCGTGGCCGACCTTTATGACCATACTTCTGCCGAATCAATCCGCATTCTCTATGGAGGAAGCGTTAAGCCGGAGAACGTAAAAGAGCTTATGGCTCAACCCGATATTGACGGTGCCCTGGTTGGAGGGGCAAGCCTCAAGGCGGATTCATTCGCAGCCATTGTCAACTACCTGGTTTAGCCAATGCAACAATTCCTTCTTGGAATTTAGTTGTCGATATGCTAATAATTCCTACTTACAATAATTGACGGGAGAGTACGGCCCATGACTGTTTTACTCACAATTCTGCATATCCTTGTATCTGTTGCTCTTATCGCGATCGTCCTGCTTCAATCAGGCAAGGGTGCAGAAATGGGGGCATCATTCGGTGCCGGGGGTAGCCAGTCGGTATTCGGAGCAGGCGGAGGAACCACGTTTCTGAGCAAGCTGACAACGGGCGCTGCCATAATTTTCATGCTCACCTCCCTTACACTTGCTTACCTGTCCGGGAAGTCAGAGACGTCATCGATAATGCCGAAAGGAGCATCCGCTCCTGCGCAGCAGAAGCAGGCCGCGCCACCTGCCACAAAACCGGGTCAG
The nucleotide sequence above comes from Geobacter benzoatilyticus. Encoded proteins:
- the secG gene encoding preprotein translocase subunit SecG, coding for MTVLLTILHILVSVALIAIVLLQSGKGAEMGASFGAGGSQSVFGAGGGTTFLSKLTTGAAIIFMLTSLTLAYLSGKSETSSIMPKGASAPAQQKQAAPPATKPGQSQPVPAQQNPMQQQAPQNAPAVPLSTK
- the pgk gene encoding phosphoglycerate kinase translates to MAIRYIDEIENLNGKKVFIRVDFNVPLDEHQNITEDTRIRAVLPTINFALDAGAKVILASHLGRPKGERKAKYSMAPAAKRLSRLLNKEVQLAPDCIGDDVKKMIDAMQPGDVILLENVRFYEGEEKNDADFAKALANCCEIYINDAFAVSHRAHASVEAITKHFNIVAAGFLMKNEVNYFEKAIQTPIRPLVAILGGAKVSGKLEVLGNLVNKVDKIIIGGGMAFTFLKALGYNVGKSLVEEDLLDTARTTYDKAREKGVKFYLPVDCVAADRFNPEAETKVTTIQEIPEEWMALDIGPATVTLFTEALQNAKTIIWNGPMGVFEMDAFSRGTFAMVSAVANSYALTIVGGGDTDSAVHRAGEYAKISYISTGGGAFLELLEGKHLPGIKVLEENGK
- the tpiA gene encoding triose-phosphate isomerase, coding for MRTPIIAGNWKLFKKSGEAVELVSQLTHLVRDTKGVEIIIAPVFTVLSTVKPLIANSNIKLAAQNCFWEEEGAFTGEISPGMLMDAGCTHVIIGHSERRQYFGETDDKVNRKIKAAISSGLTVLFCIGETLAEREANCTFNVLRTQIEQGLSELAKSDLAKAVIAYEPVWAIGTGKTATDDQAQEAHAFIRGVVADLYDHTSAESIRILYGGSVKPENVKELMAQPDIDGALVGGASLKADSFAAIVNYLV